One part of the Anopheles coustani chromosome 2, idAnoCousDA_361_x.2, whole genome shotgun sequence genome encodes these proteins:
- the LOC131263409 gene encoding peptidoglycan-recognition protein SC2-like encodes MNKFAAVLLVASVACLASVSAQCPRIVTRAQWGARAASTAQLPIRPAPWVVMHHTAGAHCTTDAACATQMRNIQNFHMNSNGWADIGYNFLVGENGAAYEGRGWGRQGAHAPGYNDRSVGMGVMGTFTNGIPNAAARNAAQQLISCGVSLGHIASNYWLIGHRQAVATACPGNAFFNEIRNWARFNPNV; translated from the coding sequence ATGAACAAGTTCGCCGCTGTTCTGCTGGTGGCCAGCGTGGCCTGCCTGGCCAGCGTGTCGGCCCAGTGCCCGCGCATCGTGACCCGCGCCCAGTGGGGAGCCCGCGCCGCCTCCACCGCCCAGCTGCCGATCCGCCCGGCCCCGTGGGTGGTGATGCACCACACCGCCGGTGCGCACTGCACGACGGACGCCGCCTGCGCCACGCAGATGCGCAACATCCAGAACTTCCACATGAACAGCAACGGATGGGCCGACATCGGCTACAACTTCCTGGTCGGTGAGAACGGCGCCGCCTACGAGGGTCGCGGCTGGGGTCGCCAGGGAGCCCACGCGCCCGGATACAACGATCGCTCGGTCGGCATGGGAGTGATGGGAACGTTCACCAACGGCATCCCGAACGCCGCCGCCCGTAACGCCGCCCAGCAGCTGATCAGCTGCGGCGTGTCGCTCGGACACATCGCCTCCAACTACTGGCTCATCGGACACCGTCAGGCCGTGGCCACCGCCTGCCCCGGAAACGCCTTCTTCAACGAGATCCGTAACTGGGCGCGCTTCAACCCAAACGTCTAA
- the LOC131265943 gene encoding alpha-tocopherol transfer protein-like, with protein sequence MSQIRPVSSLLKEVAERELNEDESQIESHLSVIRTWLVERGLQCEIVDDQFLIAFLRGCKFSLEKVKKKILLFHEIRYQLPQVIQNRDPEDEKTIKVIRMGVAVPLPSTTKPTDPKLFIIRVGHFNTEQCSFADVMKVGTMINDILMREDDQMVICGLTLIIDLKGVSAGHLMQLEIELLRKIAILNQDASPLRMQGIHILNPPTGANIALNIFNGLLSEKNRHKRIFSHDNGLKSLHQHFSPQLLPKEYGGNLESIDNIVKQWENKLKDNRLYLLEMAAMSSKKVSSSSGTTAINRSIEDSFGTDGSFRKLSFD encoded by the exons ATGTCTCAAATTCGTCCCGTGTCCTCGCTATTGAAGGAAGTAGCTGAACGGGAACTCAACGAGGATGAATCTCAGATCGAGAGTCATCTGTCAGTAATTCGAACGTGGCTTGTTGAACGTGGACTACAGTGCGAAATAGTTGATGATCAGTTTTTGATAGCCTTCCTCCGTGGGTGCAAGTTCAGTTTAGaaaaggtgaagaaaaaaatacttctATTTCATGAGATCCGTTACCAGTTACCGCAAGTAATTCAAAATCGTGACCCAGAGGATGAGAAGACCATCAAAGTTATACGTATGGG cGTTGCTGTGCCTCTCCCTAGCACAACAAAGCCCACCGATCCAAAGCTGTTTATCATTCGAGTTGGACATTTCAACACCGAGCAATGCAGTTTTGCAGACGTTATGAAAGTCGGAACTATGATCAACGATATTCTGATGCGTGAAGACGACCAGATGGTAATTTGCGGCCTGACCCTTATAATAGATCTCAAAGGGGTCTCTGCTGGTCACTTGATGCAATTAGAAATAGaacttttacgaaaaatcgccATTCTGAACCAAGATGCTTCACCGCTTCGAATGCAGGGAATTCACATACTGAACCCACCAACAGGGGCTAATAttgcattaaatatttttaacggGCTTCTTTCGGAAAAAAATCGCCATAAAAGA ATTTTTTCTCATGACAACGGCCTTAAGTCATTACATCAGCATTTTTCCCCCCAACTGCTTCCAAAAGAATATGGAGGTAATCTAGAGTCAATTGACAATATTGTAAAGCAGTGGGAGAATAAGCTGAAAGATAATCGTTTATATCTGCTGGAAATGGCTGCAATGAGCtcaaaaaaagtttcatcatCTTCTGGTACAACTGCGATCAATCGCTCCATAGAAGATTCTTTTGGAACTGACGGAAGCTTTAGGAAGCTTAGTTTTGACTGa
- the LOC131263335 gene encoding peptidoglycan-recognition protein SC2-like, with protein MNKFAAVLLVASVACLASVSAQCPRIVTRAQWGARAASTAQLPIRPAPWVVMHHTAGAHCTTDAACATQMRNIQNFHMNSNGWADIGYNFLVGENGAAYEGRGWGRQGAHAPGYNDRSVGMGVMGTFTNGIPNAAARNAAQQLISCGVSLGHIASNYWLIGHRQAVATACPGNAFFNEIRNWARFNPNV; from the coding sequence ATGAACAAGTTCGCCGCTGTTCTGCTGGTGGCCAGCGTGGCCTGCCTGGCCAGCGTGTCGGCCCAGTGCCCGCGCATCGTGACCCGCGCCCAGTGGGGAGCCCGTGCCGCCTCCACCGCCCAGCTGCCGATCCGCCCGGCCCCGTGGGTGGTGATGCACCACACCGCCGGTGCGCACTGCACGACGGACGCCGCCTGCGCCACGCAGATGCGCAACATCCAGAACTTCCACATGAACAGCAACGGATGGGCCGACATCGGCTACAACTTCCTGGTCGGTGAGAACGGCGCCGCCTACGAGGGTCGCGGCTGGGGTCGCCAGGGAGCCCACGCGCCCGGATACAACGATCGCTCGGTCGGCATGGGAGTGATGGGAACGTTCACCAACGGCATCCCGAACGCCGCCGCCCGTAACGCCGCCCAGCAGCTGATCAGCTGCGGCGTGTCGCTCGGACACATCGCCTCCAACTACTGGCTCATCGGACATCGTCAGGCCGTGGCCACCGCCTGCCCCGGAAACGCCTTCTTCAACGAAATCCGCAACTGGGCGCGCTTCAACCCGAACGTCTAA
- the LOC131263424 gene encoding sugar transporter SWEET1-like yields the protein MESIAVALQPHKDTVGQTAALVTVVQFFSGVLVVNEIRRRGSTDGFSAVPFLACTVFCLLNVQFGQMLQDDGMIRVNFIGLALHLLYVCAFYLYTPGPKKTAVWGQIGLAGAFTVGVLSYVQYEDPKVVEFRFGVILTAILWTLVGMPLLGLGDILKKKSTEGLPFPIILLGSIVSFCWLLYGIILRSNFLVVQNLMALALGAVQLSLFIIFPSSVAKPAPSPAKKRN from the exons ATGGAATCGATCGCCGTCGCACTGCAACCGCACAAGGATACCGTCGGCCAGACGGCGGCCCTCGTGACGGTGGTCCAGTTCTTCAGTGGAGTGTTGGTCGTCAACGAGATCCGGCGTCGGGGCAGCACGGACGGCTTCTCGGCGGTGCCCTTCCTCGCCTGTACCGTGTTTTGCCTGCTGAACGTGCAGTTCGGACAGATGCTGCAGGATGACGGCATGATACGGGTAAACTTCATCGGGCTCGCCCTACACTTGCTGTACGTGTGCGCTTTCTATCTGTACACACCCGGGCCGAAGAAGACGGCCGTCTGGGGACAGATTGGGCTGGCTGGTGCGTTTACCGTGGGTGTGCTATCGTACGTCCAGTACGAAGATCCGAAGGTGGTCGAGTTCCGTTTCGGTGTCATTCTAACGGCGATCCTGTGGACACTGGTCGGGATGCCTCTGCTTGGTTTG GGTGACAttctgaagaaaaaaagcaccgAAGGGCTTCCCTTTCCAATCATCTTGCTCGGTTCGATCGTGTCGTTTTGCTGGCTGCTGTATGGAATCATTCTTCGCAGCAATTTCCTTGTG GTCCAAAACCTGATGGCTCTCGCGCTTGGTGCCGTGCAGCTGTCCCTGTTCATCATCTTCCCGTCGTCGGTGGCCAAACCAGCACCAAGTCCAGCCAAAAAGCGCAACTAA